The sequence CTGCATTCTGATCTGCAAAAAATCCGACAGCATACCCGCCTTTAAGCGCACGAAGAGTTTCTCTCACTGCTTGCCTCCGGATGATTAACTTTAGGCTCAGGCGCTCTCGATATTGAGAGACAAGCGCGTTGAGGTGTCTGTTTTTGAGCGGAAACGCAATTGCCTTTGCTCGATCCGGGATAAGTGCTCCATAGACAAGGGCGAGAAGTTCCCAATTCCCAAAATGGGGCAGAAACACAATGGCACCCTTGCCCTGATTCAATGCACCTATCAGGTGCTCTTTTCCCTCAACGGTCACTTCCTGCCAGATGTTCTCGAAGGTTAATTTGGGGAAACGGAGAAATTCGATTGCGGTTTTCCCCATCTGTTTAAAACTTTCGCGACAAATTTGTGCACGCTCATCAGCGGACATCTCATTGCCGAACGCAATTTGCAGATTTTCTAGAGCGATCCGACGGCGCTTCTTTAGGGCAAGATAGAGAAAGCAGCCCAGACCGCTCCCCAGCATCAGGGCATACCCCTTGGGAAGCCATCGGATGATTATGGCCAATATGCGAATGATAAAAGTAGTAAACCAGTCGATAATCAAAACCCCTACGCATTAGATTTTATGAAAGTGCATCAATTTTCTTCGCCAATTCAAAATCTAATGCGCTAATTCCTCCGGCGTCGTGTGTTGCGAGATCAACTGTCACGCGATTATAGACGTTAAACCATTCGGGGTGATGATTCATTGATTCTGCAATCAGGGCAACGCTCGCCATAAAACCGAAGGCTTCTACAAACGAGTCGAACTGAAATCCAACCCGATATTCCCTCTAGTTGAGCGCTGATTTCTATATCGGTTAGTTTTGTGGCTGCCATCTTAGAATCTCCTTAAAAACTGAGTTATTTTAATGCCTATATCCCGATGGCATTGTATTGAGATTGCCGAGCAAAGTCAAGTTAAAATTCCACAGATTTCTGTTGTTGACAGAAGATCGTAGTTGATGTATTATATGTTGATGCGTCATATATCAAGGTTTTGGACGCTAGGGCGTGTTGACATTTTGCAGAGTTGTAGTGAACAACGATCGTTGTTCACTACGAAAACCCTTACCACAACACAGTTCCAAACCACCGGGATAATTGTCAGTCTCCTGCACTTGTGTAGGTCAAGATTCATATCTCGACAACGCACTGTCGATTTTGGAAAATCGACCTACAATAGGGCAACCACGAGGGTTGCCCCTACAACAAAGCGGCTTGTGCCTACCCACCGAAGATTCTCGGAGCAGAGATGAATTAATTTCTTAAATGTCAACAGAACCTAAACGTTTGATATACAGTTGACTGATACCGGGCTATAATTCGTTGGGAAATTGTCCAACAACTGGATGAAAAAATGGCTGAATTGCATTTTGATTTCCGAGATATTTTCCGAGCCGGACGTTACGGTTTCGATGTAAAGAAGATTTTAGTTCATCTTTTCGGGCTGGTCCTCGGTTATCTCATATATGAAATATTGGTATATGCAAGTTTGTTCATCGCAGGCGGTAGTGCGGTCAAACAATTTTGGGATACCTACGCACTCCTGCCCGTTTGTCCTCTTGTCGATTATACTTTTGAGGCCATTACAATTGGTGCGATGTGGCTCGGCACATTCATCCTGTTCGTACTCTTTTTCTTAACGAGCACGATGGTCTCGAAAATCACAATAGAGCAACTGCGGGGCGACTATTTCTTTTCTATGAAGGCGTCTTGGGGCTTCGTCCGGAAACATTGGAAATCGGTTTTCGGGACGCTTGTCGGTTTAGTTGTGATTCTGGTAATTCTAGCATTAATACCCACTTTCGTCGGTTTGCTGGGCAAGATTCCAACGGTGGGGCGGGTTATCCTGATGTTTGCATCGGTCTTGACCCCTTTTGCCTTCTTTCTCGGATTGCTAATAGCTTATCTCCTTGTTGGTTTGGGGATAAGTCTGTTTTTCGCGCCCTCTGTGGTTGCTGCCGCGGAGGCGGATGCTTTTGAAACGGCGTATCAGCACCTCGCGATGATTTGGAATCAACCGTGGCGGGTACTTATCTACGAAGTTCTTCTGTTTGGCGTGAAGGTGATTTGCCTCCCGATTTGGATAATCTTTTGCTTGACTGGGTTTGCATTAGCGATGCTGCCAACCCACTTTCTGATCCCTACGGATATGCAGCATATTATGTGGCAAGCGGATCGGTGGCTTGGTGGCTCAATTGCTAAACTTGCTGCGTTACCATACATGGAGCATTTCAAAGTATTTGATATTGGCTCCGAACTCACCAATTCGCCAATTACACTGAATATCGCCGCGATTTTTATGACGTTGTCTCTGCTATTTATCGCGGGTTTGGTTATTGCTTACCTCTTTTCGATTGCTTCGGCGGGTAATACCCTCATCTATACGCTACTGAGAAGACGGGTTGACGGGGAGAACTTATTAGAAGTTGAGGATGAGGACGATATGTCTAATCCAATTTCAGTCTCACAAGCAGCGGGAACTGACTCTCTAGATTCCCCTTAGCAAATTAACTCGCGAGCCGCCCTTGCTATATGAACTTCCTTGGATTTCAGTATAAAAACTGGATAGATCAGACTGTCACGAAAAAATGGGGTGCTGAAATAGCCATGAGAGCACACCATATCATCGAAAAAGGATTCGATTGTAAGATCACTGACAAAAGAAAAAAGTAGAGGTTAAGACGCATCAACTGAAAGTTGAAGAAACGCGTCAACTCTCTCAATTACTTGAATTTCCATCTGCGGAAAATATCTACCACATCAGTCTAGTGCTGAGTTGGCTTGCCAATGAACAAAGAGCGATAGAAGAGCAACTTAAACGGTTGGGGCAGATTCGCGATTTAATGGATGCCTTGCTTTCTCAAACCGAAAGTCAATTCGGTGCTGAAAAAACTTAGTGAAGGAAAACTTTAGCAATCCCAAGTATTTATGCTTGGGTCAAACTCCGTTTTTTTATTGCAAAATGTTGTAAAATATGTTGTAATTGGCTTGTCTTTCAGTGAGAGGCTCCACCGCTCGAATGAAAGGACAATCCTAATGCCTACAAATAATTATCGAACTTATATCATCAACACCAGTAAACGAACTGAGCAATTAGACACTATTACTCAATTGGCGGGGCGCATCTATTCCAAGACGGTATCTCTTATTCACAAGGTCAAGGACAACAAGGATTTCTGGCTGTCTCAAGGGGGTGCTAAGAAATACCTCAAGTTCATGGAGTATCCCTGTCATGCTCATAGTGTACAAGCCATAATTGATGACTATTATGGCGCGCTCAAGTCCTTTTTCCAACGCCAAAAAAAGACCCCAAAGCCCGTCCCCCATATAAGGCAAGGAAATATCACACATTTATATGGCGAGCGAGTGGTATATCTGCTAAGGGAAATGCGCTCTACCTGTCTATGGGGAAGGACCGTGTCCCTATCATTATTGAAGTAGAACCTCATTATGCCCAAGTACCAGCAACAGTTAAGATAGTCTATGACCGGCACACACAGACCTACAAGTTTCATGCCACGTATGCTGTGAGTGTTGATGAGGAACAGGATAGTGGTAACGTGGTATCTGTAGACATGGGGGAAATTCACCCAATCGTTTCCTTTGATGGCAAGGATGCCACAATTTACAATGGACGTTCTCACCGCTCTATAGTCCAATACCGAAACAAATTCCTTGCACGGATTAACCAGAAACTCTCACGTTGCACACGAGGGAGTAGACGATGGAAGCAGCTTAAGGCAACAAAAAAGAGGGTGCTCGCCAAACTTGCACGGCAGCTCAAAGATTGTCGTCATAAAATCACATCAAGATTCGTTTCCACTTCCAACAAAGAAGAAGTGCAAACTATTGTGTTAGGAGACTTGACGGATATCCGTCAATCTATTAACTATAGTAAGAAGTCTAACCAGAAATTGCATCAATGGTCCTTCAGTGAGATTGCTTCACAGATTCAGTATAAAGCTAAGCAAATAGGAATCAAGGTCAAAACTGAATCTGAGAAGTATACTTCCCAAACCTGTCCTTCCTGTGGGCATCGAAAGAAACCTTCAGGGCGGACATACAAGTGCTCTGAGTGTGATTGGGAAGGACACCGTGACATTGTAGGCGCAAGCAATATCTGGACAAAGTATCAGGGTTGGCTATTCAACCCTGTAGTCGGGGCAATGGCGTCCCCCGCGGGAGTCAGGTTTAACTGGCATCTGTGTCGCTTGGACTCGTGGTCGCCGTTCATGGGACTCATGTCTAAGAAATCCCGATAGAATCGGGGTAAGAATCCCAATGCTTTAGCTTTGGGAGTACGTCAAATGTAACTAAATTGTGTGTTCAACGTCAAACGATAAGTAGGATCAGATAATTCTGAAAATTTGTAAACTGTAAAGGGTGATGATGTTTCATGCTTCAAAAAGTTTTGACTAAGGTTTTTGGCAGTAAACAGGACCGGGATATGAAGTCGCTCCAACCGATTGTGGATAAAATCAATCAGTTGGAACCGGAGATGCAACGTTTATCCGATGCTGCCCTCCAATCAAAGACACCGCACTTTCGGGAGAGATTGGATGCCGGTGAATCCCTCGATTCTCTTTTACCTGAAGCGTTCGCCGCTGTGCGTGAAGCAGGGGTACGGACCTTGAGCCAACGCCACTATGATGTTCAGCTCATGGGCGGGATTGTGTTTCATCAAGGCAAAATCGCCGAAATGAAAACAGGCGAGGGAAAGACGCTAACCTCGACGCTCGCCGTTTATCTGAACGCTTTGGCGGGTAAGGGTGTCCACGTTGTGACTGTCAATGATTATCTCGCCAAGCGTGATGCGGAATGGATGGGAAAGATTTACACCTTCCTTGGATTGAGTGTGGGTTTAACATACAGTGGATTGCCCCATAATTTGAAGGCACTGGGATATAAATCTGACATTACTTACGGTGTACACAGTGAATTCGGCTTCGATTATCTATGGGACAATAAAGGGCAGACGCTTGAGGAAAAGGTACAGCGTGGTCATCATTACGCCATCGTTGATGAAGTCGATAGCATCCTGATTGATGAAGCGCGGACCCCGCTGATTATCGTATAAAAAGATAGACGCTGCGGTGCGACGATTGCAAAGTGAAAGACATTATGAACGTGACGAAAAAAGTAGCAAACGCGGCACTGTCGCCCTCACTGAGGAGGGTGTGGAAGAAATCGAACGCCTTCTAGGGGTAGAAGATCTCTACGGTCACGAAAGCATGAATTTGGTACATCACGTCAATCAGGCACTGATTGCACATACCCTTTACAAACGTGACGTGGACTATGTCGTGCAGGGTGGCGAGGTCATCATTGTCGATGAGTTTACCGGACGACTACAGGAGGGTAGGCGGTTTAACGAAGGTCTCCATCAAGCCCTCGAAGCCAAAGAGCGTGTACAGATTAAGCAGGAAAACCAAACCGGTGCGTCAATTACCTATCAAAATTATTTCCGGATGTACGAGAAGTTGGCGGGCATGACCGGTACAGCGGAGACGGAAGCAGCTGAATTTGCACATGTCTACGGCTTGGATGTCGTTGTTGTCCCTACGAACGAGCCGATGATTCGTATAGATCACCCGGACGTTATCTATAAGACAGAAGATGCAAAATACCGGGCAGTCCTCGAAGATATTATAGAGCAGCATGAGCAGGGACGCCCTGTGCTTGTTGGCACCATTTCAATCGAAAACTCTGAAAAATTGAGTCAGATGCTCCGCAAAAAACGGCGTGATATCAAACACCAGGTGTTGAATGCTAAAGAACACGCCCGTGAAGCAACGATCATTGCCCAAGCGGGTGTCCCCGGCAACGTAACGATTGCAACGAATATGGCGGGGCGTGGTGTGGACATCCTGCTCGGCGGAAATCCGGAGGGTCTGGCGAGGGAGATCCTACTGAAGAAGAAAGTAGATCCATCTACCATTGACGAAGGTTCCGCAGAATGGAAGGAAGCACTTGCTGAAGCAGAAGCTATTTGCGCCCCAAATCGGGAACAGGTGTTAAAGGCAGGCGGATTGCATATCGTTGCGACGGAACGGCATGAAGCGCGGCGGATTGATAACCAATTGCGTGGGCGCTCTGGGCGTCAAGGCGATCCGGGATCGTCTCGCTTCTACCTCTCACTTGAAGATGACTTGATGCGGAAGTTCGGATCTGAGCGCTTATCTGGTATCATGGATCGGTTGGGCATGGAAGAAGATATACCGATCGAACACAAAGCGGTGACCAACGCGATTGAAAAAGCGCAGAAGCGAGTTGAGCAGGTTTTCTTCGAGATGCGAAAGAATCGGCTTAAGTTTGACGACGTGATGAATTCGCAACGTCAAAGCATCTACAGTTTGCGCGATAGCATTTTGGAAGGGAACGACCTCAAAGAGACTATTTGGGAGATGATCGAAAATGTACTAGACGATTACCTTGAGGAAAATCTGCCGGAACATATCAATGACGCGAAATTGTCTAGTGTTCACCCGGAATTCCAAAATCAGTTGGACAGTAGCGAACCGATCTCGGCGGATTCGTTGCAGGAACTTAGAGCCAATGGACTTGCTCTGTCTGAAAATGTATCCGTTTCGACCCCTAAAAAGGGCAGCGAGTGGTTGGTCTCCGATGACTCCGACGATGAGGATCAAAGCACATATGTTATCAGGAAAGAAGGGGACCAGCTAAACGTTTACGACGGTGCCATTGAAGGTTTCAAGACTTGGCTGACGAATATTTTCACGATTGATGCAACAGATTTGCAACAACCGTTGAACATGGATCAATCCGAACTACGGGAATATCTGCTCAAATCGTTGCGCGAGCGTTACGAACAGCGTGAAGCTGAAATGGGTTCAGATTTGATGCGTACGCTTGAACGGTTGATTCTGCTTGACCGCATTGATCACCACTGGAAAGATCATCTGTATAATATTGATTACATCGAAGAGGGAATTTATCTGCGTGGTTACGCTGGTAAAGATCCGATTGTTGTCTTCAAAAATGAAGCCTTCAGCGTCTTTGAAGCGATGCATCGACGGATTGAAGAGGAGGTCAGTGAATATATCTTCAAAGCACGCATTGAAACCACAACTCTGCAGAGCGATCGACCTCGGCGAGCTCCCCGTCGTAGAGAAGCCGTGAACACCCACGGGCCCCTCGCAGGAACGCTCGATGAGCAATCAGCGAGTGACACTGCTGAATTTGCTTCCCGTCAGGCGGCTGGTGGACTCCCGAAGGTAGGACGCAACGCTCCATGTCCCTGCGGAAGTGGTAAAAAATATAAAAAGTGTCACGGTAAGTAGAAGGTCAAGAATCGGTAAACACTCCAACGAAGGGGCACACAATTATGGGGGATTCCCTTGAGTTCACCGGCACAAGAGATTAGTAGCGAATTACTTGAGATCCTCGCATGCCCGGCTTGTAAGGGCGATATTGAGTATAATCAGGAAAATCAGCAGTTGATTTGCATCGGTCAATGCAAGCGGCGTTACCCAATCCGCGATGGGATTCCAGTCATGCTAATTAGCGAAGCGGAGATGCCGGCAGATGAAACATAATGTTTGGTCAATTACATATAGGACTTACGCACTTCAGAGTTTTGACCTGTCAGGGACCTGACAAATCCCTAACATTTGGCAAGGTTATGGTGACAGTTCAGTGAAAAACGGTTCATAAATAGTGCGTATTTGGCAGGTCAGCCAGCCGTATAGACGCACCTTCTCTTGTGTAGTAAAAATCTACAAACGCCCTGAAGCTAGGCCCCATCGGGATTCAGAGAGATATCCGCCAATGATGAACCCCCGATGGGAGGGTAAAATTTTTTCTGGGACCTGACAGGGCCCTGCCAAATTGCCGAATCGTGCCGATGGGGCATTGAAATAGAGGTGTAGGTTCCTATGAATCGGGACTAGCGGAAGGGGTTAGCTTTGAGCGTTCAACTGCGTAAGTCGAAATTTCCAACCTTGCTGACAAGACCCCTTCCCTTTAGGGAGGGGATGTAGTCAGTCAAAAGTCAATGCAAGTCTAAACAATTTTACTTTCAGATATTGGTTGGTGGTAGTTTGAGTCCACAGAGACGAGCAAGCAGGGTAAAATCTCTTGCTACCAGTCCCACAGACAATGGGGTGAACTTCAATCAATCCCTCTGGAATCATAGAGTATCCTCACAAGGGGCAGCAGCTAACTGCTACATTCTACCTTGTTTGGACGGGCAAGGCAGCCAAAAAGCGGGGCAGGGGGTTGTCTCATGAAGGAGCGGACGTAAGTCGTTGCTGTTTACGCAATCCGGGTTGATAGCACAATTCGACAGCTTGAACGGATGGGAATTCCCACCCTTCAGGGTGTGGGAGTACGTCAACAGATAACTTATGACTCGTCGAAAAAAACTGATTATCATTTTGATTGTTGTTATTGGAGTGTTGTTCTTCTTATTGGTTGCTCGGACCTTGGTGCAAAGTGGGTCAATTGGAGACAAGGTTGCGATCATCGATATCAATGGGGTCATTTCGCGCACACAAACAACCATTGATCAGATCCATCAGTATCGTGATGACCAGACGATTAAGGCAATCGTCGTGCGTATTAACTCGCCCGGCGGGAGTGTTGCCCCTGTCCAAGAAATCCATAGCGAATTAAAAAAATTGGAAAAACCGATTGTCGCCTCGATGGGTAGCACCGCCGCATCCGGCGGTTATTATATCGCCGCTATGGCTGATGAAATTCTTGCAAATCCCGGCACCTTAACAGGTAGCATCGGGGTAATCATGCAGTTTACAAAGATAAAGGGACTTTACGAAAAGATTGGGTTAGAACAACAGGTTGTTAAGAGCGGTAGATTTAAGGATACAGGTTCACCGGTGCGTGATTTGACGGACGAAGAACGTGAACTCCTGCAAGCAACGCTCGATGATGTTCACAACCAGTTCATTGATGCTGTCTTTGAAGGGCGGCAGGAACATTTGACCCGAGAGGAGATTGTTGCACTCGCAGATGGGCGAATCTTTTCAGGTCAGCAAGCGCTGGAACATAAGCTGGTAGATCAACTTGGTAACCTGTCCGATGCGATTGACCGTGCGGGAGAACTTAGTGGTATTGAAGGGAAACCGAAAGTGGTTCGCACAAAGCGTAAAACCTCTATGCTTGAGCGGATATTAGGCACGACCGGGAAAGAGAATTTAGATAGATTGCTTGACAATGCCGGTGTCACTTTCCGGTATGAACTGCATATCCATTGACATACTCCCCGCCCTAAATGACGCGGTTTTAGAACGGAATATTCTGATAAAGTTGTTGTGAGATTAATACTCAATAGCCGTATAAAGTAAATGGCCGATCGTTACCAACTGAACCGTGATTGGGAAAACCTTGCTCGCAAGGTAGTACAACCTCAACAGATTGTACTAGTTATTGGTGCAACGGATGTCGGCAAATCAACATTCTGCCGGTTTCTCATTGAACGGGGTGTGACGAGTGGACTAAGGGTTGGCTTCGTTGATGCAGATGTGGGGCAATCACAGATTGGCCCGCCGACCACGATTGGGTTGAAAGTCGTTGCGCCAAACGATTCGATGGAACGCCTTGAAGAGATTGACACCGAACCTGATGCGCTTTACTTTGTAGGCTGGGCCTCACCAGAACGGCACCTGCTGCAATGTGTGGCAGGGACACGTCTGATGGTTGATGCTGCCTTGAAAACCGGGGCAGATTTCATTGTGGTCGATACCACAGGCTATATAGAAGGGGATACCGCGGTTGTTCTCAAGCAGCATAAAATCGAGTTGGTTAAGCCGACACACCTGATTTGCCTTCATCGGTCACGCGAGTTGGAGGCGATTGTTGTCCCTTTTGAGAGTAACGATACAATACAGACGCATCGTCTTTCGCTGCATAGGAGCGTTAGATCTAAAAGTGATGACTTTCGTAGGAAGTACCGTGAGTCGAGCTTCGCACGCTACTTTTCAGACTGCATGCAGGAGATGCTGCCCTTCGCTCAGATTCGTGGGCAAAGAACCCCATTCTTCAATGGGCGGCAGGCGAACCCCAAAGAACAAGAAATGCTTTCCGATTTTGTCGATGATCGCGTTTTTTATGCAGAATGGGGACACCGATCGTTGGTATTGGTCACGCTAGATGCACTGCCGAATCTAATCCAAGCACGGTTGAAAAATCATCTAAGTTTGAAGAATTTGGTCACTGAAACTCCCCAATACTTTGAAGGTTGTTTGGTCGGGTTACTTGACGCAGCCGGCACAACAATTTCAATTGGAATAATCGATGCTGTGGATTTCAATACCAAACAGTTGGAAATACGCTGCAAGGTGGGAACCGCAGCCAAGACAAAAACCGTCCAGTTTGGACGGTATAGAATGTGACGCACGATGTGGGATCAGACCTATCTCCTTTCCGAACTCCCTCCGGCAGCAGAAGCACTCGATCTTGTGCAAGGAGCAACTGTCTTGGACCTCTGCTGCGGTCAGGGACGGCACGGACAACTCTTGGCGGACAGCGGCATGAAGGTTGTCGGCTTAGATAGCTCCCGTTTTCTTTTAGCGCAAGCGCAGAAAAATAGATCTTCAAGTCAGAGCCAAGTATACCTCGTTGAGGGCGATACACGCCATATCCCCTTAAAGCCAGTCTGTGACGCAGTCATTAATCTCTTTACCAGCTTCGGTTTTTTTGAAGATAACGATAATAAAAGGGTTATTACAGCGGTTGCGGCAGCTCTTAAGCCGAGCGGGAAATTTTTGCTGGAGCATTGGAATCCCTATGCAGTGTTTCAATTGGATCAAACGCGCAACTGGTGGTGGATGTCTGAATCGCTGCTAGCACTTGCGGAGGTCGAATACGATTCAACATCTGGACGGCTCTCCGACCATCGAACGGTGATAGACCTCTCCACCGGTGCAGTTCAGGAATCGGTCAATCGTATTCGATTCTATTTCCCGACGGAATTAGAAAAGATGTTAGCATCGGCGGGCTTGAAAGTGCGCGCGATGTACGGCGACTTTGACTCTAGCCCGTTTCTGACGGAGTCGAGACGGCTCATAACGATTGCGGAAAACGCAAAGTATTTATCGCCGCACCTCGGTTCAATTATATTAGCAGTCGTTTGTGCGCTCCTGATTGCCTTCTGTGAAGCCGGCTATATTCATATTTTGGCGGATACAATTGATGCACTCAAGCTGATTGAAACTCGACGCTTTGAAGATGGAGCCATTCAGATCCAGTATTTCCATTTTGAGGGAACATTTGATGGACTCGAAATTACTATTACAAACGCGAGCGATGCTTTCAGACTTATCGGTTGGATCCTGGCAGGCATACTCACACTTGTCGTGGTAAAAGGAGGATTTACTTATTGTAACGATTACTTGATGGCGCGCGTTGGGTATCAACTGATTACCCGAGTGCGAAACGAGTTATACGAAAGAATTCTTTTCGCACCTTTGGGAGTACTGAAAGCGCATCGGACAGGGGATTTGATGGCCCGCGT is a genomic window of Candidatus Poribacteria bacterium containing:
- the sppA gene encoding signal peptide peptidase SppA; the protein is MTRRKKLIIILIVVIGVLFFLLVARTLVQSGSIGDKVAIIDINGVISRTQTTIDQIHQYRDDQTIKAIVVRINSPGGSVAPVQEIHSELKKLEKPIVASMGSTAASGGYYIAAMADEILANPGTLTGSIGVIMQFTKIKGLYEKIGLEQQVVKSGRFKDTGSPVRDLTDEERELLQATLDDVHNQFIDAVFEGRQEHLTREEIVALADGRIFSGQQALEHKLVDQLGNLSDAIDRAGELSGIEGKPKVVRTKRKTSMLERILGTTGKENLDRLLDNAGVTFRYELHIH
- a CDS encoding Trm112 family protein — translated: MSSELLEILACPACKGDIEYNQENQQLICIGQCKRRYPIRDGIPVMLISEAEMPADET
- a CDS encoding transposase — its product is MGKDRVPIIIEVEPHYAQVPATVKIVYDRHTQTYKFHATYAVSVDEEQDSGNVVSVDMGEIHPIVSFDGKDATIYNGRSHRSIVQYRNKFLARINQKLSRCTRGSRRWKQLKATKKRVLAKLARQLKDCRHKITSRFVSTSNKEEVQTIVLGDLTDIRQSINYSKKSNQKLHQWSFSEIASQIQYKAKQIGIKVKTESEKYTSQTCPSCGHRKKPSGRTYKCSECDWEGHRDIVGASNIWTKYQGWLFNPVVGAMASPAGVRFNWHLCRLDSWSPFMGLMSKKSR